From the genome of Amycolatopsis sp. NBC_01488, one region includes:
- a CDS encoding ATP-dependent helicase encodes MSPLVVANPVEPAELADALGLHRPTPEQATVIAAPVEPSLVVAGAGAGKTETMAARVVWLVANGIVSPDRVLGLTFTRKAARQLGERVRARLRRLAGSGLLDRLDPSGGLRSTVVAGEPTVLTYHAYAGRLLSEHGLRLPVQPGVRLLSETSSWQIAHRVVSTWDNELDTDRVPPTVTADVLQLAGELGEHLVSTEQLAEYTTWMCRVIENAPRAKGQRAALPQKLTEIMAAQHFRLALLPLVEEYHRRKRNEGALDFADQMSLAAQLASGYPSVVRGERERFGAVLLDEYQDTGHAQRVLLRALFGGVENPPMPVTAVGDPAQAIYGWRGASAANLPRFTTDFPRQDSGKLVPANEYGLLTSFRNPPEILDLANAIAEPLRARGLGVERLRAREGAGPADIACALLPDIRAERDWVADAVARRWHAVQEQTGKPPTAAVLVRRRADMAPIAAELRARGLPVEVVGLGGLLDEPEVADLVSTLKVLADPLSGSAAARLLTGARWRLAAADVAALWRRAGELSSPEKPDGPELVVERVEQAGLIDAIDEPGSPERYSEEGYQRIRRIGWELSALRRRLDQSLPELVADVERTMLLDVESLARPGSAGRAHLDAFAEVVTDYAETAPTATLLSFVDYLNTAAHAEDGLTPGEVEVVPDRVQVLTVHSAKGLEWEVVAVPHLVQDVFPGRRRSSSWLRTATSLPAALRGDSEDLPELRIADGYDRKEVQEGLELHEAGFVEREQSEERRLCYVALTRSEHALIVAGHWWNESSSRFKGPSEFLTEIGDVVRETGVGQLAEWAPEPSSDDENPLVSDSRTSRWPVDPLADRRTGVQTGVELVSEALSSSDEDESEEDDPDGWLTDTDVLLEEWARKDDRIRRVPLPSRLSVSQLVALAEDAGKLAADLSRPLPMEPNSFARRGTEFHGWLERRFSGDQLIEIDDLPGAADFGEAPDADFEELRAEFEKSEWASRVPDAVEVSFTADVEGITLRGRMDAVFRHPDGYWEVVDWKTGSVPPESRQPALAVQLAAYRMAWAALKNVPVEQVRAAFHYVRANRTIRPADLLDPEGLRRLLRDIPEA; translated from the coding sequence GTGAGTCCGCTCGTCGTCGCCAACCCCGTCGAGCCCGCCGAACTCGCCGACGCGCTGGGCCTGCACCGGCCCACCCCCGAACAGGCCACCGTCATCGCCGCGCCGGTCGAGCCGAGCCTCGTCGTCGCCGGCGCCGGTGCGGGCAAGACCGAAACCATGGCCGCGCGGGTGGTCTGGCTCGTCGCGAACGGGATCGTCAGCCCCGACCGTGTCCTCGGCCTCACCTTCACCCGCAAGGCCGCGCGGCAGCTCGGCGAACGCGTCCGGGCGCGGCTGCGGCGGCTCGCCGGGTCCGGGCTGCTCGACCGGCTCGACCCGTCCGGTGGGCTTCGGTCCACTGTGGTCGCCGGCGAGCCGACCGTGCTCACCTACCACGCCTACGCCGGGCGCCTCCTGTCCGAACACGGACTCCGGCTCCCGGTGCAGCCCGGTGTCCGGCTGCTGTCCGAAACGTCGTCGTGGCAGATCGCGCACCGCGTCGTGTCCACTTGGGACAACGAGCTGGATACCGACCGCGTCCCGCCGACCGTGACCGCGGACGTCCTGCAGCTGGCCGGTGAGCTGGGTGAGCACCTCGTCTCCACCGAGCAGCTCGCCGAGTACACGACGTGGATGTGCCGCGTCATCGAGAACGCGCCTCGCGCCAAGGGCCAGCGGGCCGCGCTCCCGCAGAAGCTCACGGAAATCATGGCCGCGCAACACTTCCGGCTCGCGCTGCTGCCGCTCGTCGAGGAGTACCACCGGCGCAAGCGCAACGAAGGCGCGCTCGACTTCGCCGACCAGATGTCGCTGGCCGCCCAGCTCGCGAGCGGGTACCCGTCGGTCGTTCGTGGTGAGCGCGAGCGCTTCGGCGCCGTCCTGCTCGACGAATACCAGGACACCGGGCACGCCCAGCGCGTCCTGCTGCGGGCGCTGTTCGGCGGTGTCGAGAACCCGCCGATGCCGGTCACCGCGGTCGGCGACCCGGCCCAGGCCATCTACGGCTGGCGCGGTGCCAGCGCGGCCAACCTGCCCCGCTTCACCACCGACTTCCCGCGCCAGGACAGCGGAAAGCTCGTCCCCGCCAACGAATACGGCCTGCTGACGAGCTTCCGCAACCCGCCGGAGATCCTCGACCTCGCCAACGCGATCGCCGAACCGCTGCGAGCGCGCGGCCTCGGCGTCGAACGGCTGCGGGCGCGCGAAGGCGCCGGGCCCGCGGACATCGCGTGCGCGCTGCTGCCGGACATCCGCGCCGAACGCGACTGGGTGGCCGACGCCGTCGCCCGGCGCTGGCACGCCGTCCAGGAGCAGACCGGGAAGCCGCCGACCGCCGCTGTGCTCGTGCGGCGCCGCGCCGACATGGCGCCGATCGCCGCCGAACTGCGGGCGCGCGGCCTGCCGGTCGAGGTCGTCGGCCTCGGCGGCCTGCTCGACGAGCCCGAGGTCGCGGACCTCGTTTCGACACTGAAGGTGCTCGCCGATCCGCTGTCCGGCAGCGCCGCGGCCCGCCTGCTGACCGGCGCGCGCTGGCGGCTCGCGGCCGCCGACGTCGCCGCGTTGTGGCGGCGTGCGGGGGAGCTGTCCAGCCCGGAGAAGCCGGACGGGCCGGAGCTGGTCGTCGAGCGCGTCGAGCAGGCCGGGCTGATCGACGCCATCGACGAGCCGGGTTCGCCGGAGCGGTATTCCGAGGAGGGTTACCAGCGCATTCGCCGGATCGGCTGGGAGCTGTCCGCGTTGCGGCGGCGGCTCGACCAGTCGCTGCCGGAGCTGGTCGCCGACGTCGAGCGCACGATGCTCCTCGACGTCGAATCGCTGGCGCGCCCGGGATCCGCCGGACGCGCGCACCTGGACGCGTTCGCCGAAGTCGTCACCGACTACGCCGAAACGGCGCCGACGGCGACCCTGTTGTCCTTTGTGGACTACCTGAACACCGCCGCGCACGCCGAGGACGGGCTCACCCCGGGCGAGGTCGAGGTCGTGCCGGACCGCGTGCAGGTGCTCACCGTGCACTCGGCGAAGGGGCTCGAGTGGGAGGTCGTCGCCGTGCCGCACCTGGTGCAGGACGTCTTCCCGGGCCGGCGGCGGTCGTCGTCGTGGCTGCGGACGGCGACGTCGCTGCCCGCCGCGTTGCGCGGTGACTCGGAGGACCTGCCGGAGCTGCGGATCGCCGACGGCTACGACCGCAAGGAAGTCCAAGAAGGACTGGAGCTGCACGAAGCGGGGTTCGTCGAGCGGGAGCAGTCGGAGGAACGGCGGCTCTGCTACGTCGCGCTGACGCGGTCCGAGCACGCGCTGATCGTGGCCGGGCACTGGTGGAACGAGAGCAGCAGCCGGTTCAAAGGGCCGTCGGAATTCCTGACCGAGATCGGCGACGTCGTGCGCGAGACCGGCGTCGGGCAGCTCGCCGAGTGGGCGCCGGAGCCGTCGTCGGACGACGAAAACCCGCTGGTGTCGGACTCTCGGACGTCGCGGTGGCCGGTCGATCCACTGGCCGATCGCCGCACCGGCGTGCAGACCGGGGTCGAGTTGGTGTCCGAAGCACTGTCCTCTTCGGACGAAGATGAGTCCGAAGAGGACGATCCGGACGGCTGGCTGACCGACACCGACGTCCTGCTCGAAGAGTGGGCGCGCAAGGACGACCGGATCAGGCGGGTCCCGCTGCCGTCGCGGCTTTCGGTGAGCCAGCTGGTCGCGCTGGCCGAGGACGCCGGCAAGCTGGCGGCGGACCTGAGCCGCCCGCTTCCGATGGAGCCCAACAGCTTCGCCCGCCGCGGCACGGAGTTCCACGGCTGGCTGGAGCGCCGGTTCTCCGGCGACCAGCTGATCGAGATCGACGACCTCCCGGGCGCGGCCGACTTCGGCGAAGCGCCCGACGCGGACTTCGAAGAGCTGCGGGCCGAGTTCGAGAAGAGCGAGTGGGCCTCCCGCGTGCCGGACGCGGTGGAGGTCTCGTTCACCGCCGACGTCGAAGGCATCACCCTGCGCGGCCGCATGGACGCGGTGTTCCGGCACCCGGACGGCTATTGGGAAGTCGTGGACTGGAAGACGGGCTCGGTCCCGCCCGAGTCCCGGCAGCCGGCACTGGCGGTCCAGCTGGCGGCGTACCGGATGGCCTGGGCCGCGCTGAAGAACGTCCCGGTGGAGCAGGTCCGCGCGGCGTTCCACTACGTCCGAGCGAACCGCACGATCCGCCCGGCCGACCTCCTGGACCCCGAAGGCCTCCGCCGCCTCCTCCGCGACATCCCCGAGGCGTGA
- a CDS encoding ATP-dependent helicase — MNARRTAQADARLVRTPIADAPTFTWDDGARRLLSAPGGFRRVLGGPGTGKTSLLASAATRRIAEGADPESVLVLTTSRKAADALRADITRRLTADPDQARPLPRTVREPLVRTVHSYAYSLLRLEAMAEELPPPRLLAGAEQDVVVRELLAGDLDEEAGYWPEQLRPALMVPGFAEELRDLLMRAAERGLGPEDLAELGRRRGREEWVAAGQFWAQYEEVTQLQGAGGNALGVASAPALDAAELVTSALLALEDDDELRERERTRVRHLFVDDAHHLDPLQTSLVRVIGHTAAEFVVAGDPDQNVFSFRGADASLFADADPDGSRTVTLTTSHRLAPAVRLAVAKIGATLPGASQHRKIVPPAGASGGNVRVRVMPTPAAEASWIADQLRRAHLVDGVPWSEIAVLVRSPARTFLVLQRALRAAGVPIGSATEELPLARQPAVRPLLAVLKLAPSPELLDIDLAEMLLSSSLGGADPLALRRLRRGLRRLELAGGGQRSSDELLVEALRGGDILAGLADAEAEPVRRVGGLLRVTHQAVARGDGVEQVVWQLWQESGLQEKLLKQVERGGSLGAQADRDLDAIVALFDAAGRYVDRLPRASVASFADYLGAQQIAGDTLAPAAVPADGVSLLTAHAAAGREWTVVAVAGVQEGAWPDLRLRGSVLGVERLKDLMSGVDDDAVSATAPILAEERRLFYLAMSRAKQTLLVTAVSGEDEQPSRFLDDLEENGADDGGLDSRMKPPGRSLVLAELVGELREVVCDDKADPARRRRAAKQLARLAEAKVPGAHPSTWYGLLPASTDEPVHRPGDLVRISPSTVEILTKCPLRWMIERHGGSDPAQLAAVTGTLVHGLAESVASGKTDAELQAALDEAWVRVDAGAPWFSRRERRRVEQMLQNFVTWLERSRAELKAAGVEQDIEVELPAGGEDEVRVLLRGRVDRVELDSEGRPVIVDIKTGKVPVSGADAEAHPQLAAYQLAVLLGAIKGSNEPGGARLVYVAKANNKTGATERSQPPLDEVGGKQWLELVRDAAASAAGPDYQAQETPDCDRCPARGCCPLRPEGRQVPGP; from the coding sequence GTGAACGCGAGGCGAACGGCGCAGGCGGACGCGCGGCTGGTGCGCACGCCGATCGCCGACGCACCCACGTTCACCTGGGACGACGGCGCCCGGCGACTGCTCTCCGCACCCGGGGGCTTCCGCCGCGTGCTCGGCGGTCCCGGCACCGGCAAGACGTCGCTGCTCGCGTCGGCCGCGACCCGCCGCATCGCCGAGGGCGCCGACCCGGAGAGCGTGCTGGTGCTCACGACGTCCCGCAAGGCCGCCGACGCGCTGCGCGCCGACATCACCCGGCGGCTCACCGCCGACCCCGACCAGGCGCGGCCGCTGCCCCGGACCGTCCGCGAACCGCTGGTGCGCACAGTCCACTCGTACGCCTATTCGCTGCTGCGGCTGGAAGCGATGGCCGAGGAGCTCCCGCCGCCCCGGCTGCTGGCCGGCGCCGAGCAGGACGTCGTCGTCCGCGAGCTGCTGGCCGGCGACCTCGACGAGGAAGCCGGGTACTGGCCCGAGCAGCTGCGGCCGGCGCTGATGGTCCCCGGGTTCGCCGAAGAGCTGCGCGACCTGCTGATGCGGGCCGCCGAGCGCGGCCTCGGGCCGGAGGACCTCGCCGAGCTGGGCCGTCGCCGCGGCCGCGAGGAATGGGTCGCCGCCGGGCAGTTCTGGGCGCAGTACGAAGAAGTCACGCAGCTGCAGGGCGCGGGCGGCAACGCGCTGGGCGTGGCGAGCGCGCCCGCGCTGGACGCCGCCGAGCTGGTCACGTCCGCGCTGCTCGCCCTGGAGGACGACGACGAACTGCGCGAACGGGAGCGCACGCGCGTGCGGCACCTCTTCGTCGACGACGCCCACCACCTCGACCCGCTGCAGACCAGCCTGGTCCGGGTGATCGGGCACACCGCGGCCGAGTTCGTCGTCGCCGGCGACCCCGACCAGAACGTGTTCTCCTTCCGTGGCGCCGACGCGAGCCTGTTCGCCGACGCCGACCCGGACGGCAGCCGGACCGTCACGCTCACGACGTCGCACCGGCTGGCCCCGGCCGTCCGCCTGGCGGTGGCGAAGATCGGCGCGACGCTGCCGGGCGCGTCGCAGCACCGCAAGATCGTGCCGCCCGCGGGTGCTTCCGGGGGAAACGTGCGGGTCCGCGTGATGCCGACGCCGGCCGCCGAGGCGAGCTGGATCGCCGACCAGCTCCGCCGCGCGCACCTCGTCGACGGCGTGCCGTGGTCGGAGATCGCGGTGCTCGTGCGGTCGCCGGCGCGGACTTTCCTGGTGCTGCAACGGGCTTTGCGCGCGGCCGGCGTCCCGATCGGGTCGGCGACCGAGGAGCTGCCGCTGGCCCGCCAGCCCGCGGTCCGCCCGCTGCTGGCCGTGCTGAAGCTCGCGCCTTCGCCGGAGCTGCTCGACATCGACCTCGCCGAGATGCTGCTGTCGTCGTCGCTCGGCGGCGCGGATCCCTTGGCGCTGCGGCGGTTGCGTCGCGGTCTCCGGCGGCTCGAACTGGCCGGCGGCGGCCAGCGCTCAAGCGACGAACTGCTCGTGGAAGCGTTGCGCGGCGGGGACATCCTCGCCGGGCTCGCCGACGCGGAGGCCGAACCGGTGCGGCGCGTCGGCGGACTGCTGCGCGTCACCCACCAGGCCGTCGCGCGCGGGGACGGCGTCGAGCAGGTGGTGTGGCAGCTGTGGCAGGAGAGCGGCCTGCAGGAGAAGCTGCTCAAGCAGGTCGAACGCGGTGGATCGCTGGGCGCGCAGGCCGATCGTGACCTCGACGCCATCGTCGCGCTGTTCGACGCCGCCGGCCGGTACGTCGACCGGCTGCCGCGCGCGAGCGTCGCGTCTTTCGCGGACTATCTCGGTGCGCAACAGATCGCGGGTGACACGCTGGCTCCGGCGGCGGTGCCCGCGGACGGCGTTTCCCTCCTCACCGCGCACGCCGCCGCCGGTCGCGAGTGGACAGTCGTCGCCGTGGCGGGGGTCCAAGAGGGAGCATGGCCGGACCTGCGGCTGCGCGGATCCGTGCTGGGCGTGGAACGGCTGAAGGACCTGATGTCCGGTGTGGACGATGACGCCGTCTCCGCGACCGCGCCGATCCTGGCCGAGGAGCGGCGCCTGTTCTACCTCGCGATGAGCCGGGCGAAGCAGACGCTGCTGGTCACGGCGGTGTCCGGAGAGGACGAACAGCCGTCGCGGTTCCTCGACGACCTCGAGGAGAACGGCGCCGACGACGGCGGCCTCGACTCGCGGATGAAGCCGCCCGGCCGGTCGCTGGTGCTGGCCGAGCTGGTGGGGGAGCTGCGCGAGGTCGTCTGCGACGACAAGGCCGATCCGGCACGCCGTCGCCGTGCGGCGAAACAGCTCGCGCGCCTGGCCGAGGCGAAGGTGCCGGGCGCGCACCCGTCCACTTGGTACGGCCTGCTCCCGGCGTCCACCGACGAGCCGGTGCACCGGCCGGGCGACCTGGTCCGGATCTCCCCGTCCACAGTGGAGATCCTGACTAAGTGCCCGCTGCGCTGGATGATCGAGCGCCACGGCGGCAGCGACCCGGCGCAGCTCGCCGCGGTGACCGGGACGCTGGTGCACGGGCTGGCGGAGTCCGTCGCGTCCGGCAAGACCGACGCGGAGCTGCAGGCCGCCTTGGACGAGGCCTGGGTGCGCGTCGACGCGGGCGCGCCCTGGTTTTCCCGCCGTGAGCGGCGGCGGGTCGAGCAGATGCTGCAGAACTTCGTGACGTGGCTGGAGCGCAGCCGGGCCGAGCTGAAGGCGGCGGGAGTCGAGCAGGACATCGAGGTCGAGCTGCCGGCCGGGGGCGAGGACGAGGTCCGGGTGCTGTTGCGCGGCCGGGTGGACCGGGTGGAGCTGGACTCCGAGGGGCGGCCGGTGATCGTCGACATCAAGACGGGGAAGGTTCCGGTGTCCGGTGCGGATGCCGAGGCGCATCCGCAGCTGGCGGCTTATCAGCTGGCGGTGTTGCTGGGCGCGATCAAGGGCAGCAACGAGCCTGGTGGCGCTCGGCTGGTGTATGTCGCGAAGGCGAACAACAAGACGGGCGCGACCGAACGGTCCCAGCCGCCGCTCGACGAGGTCGGCGGGAAGCAGTGGCTGGAGCTGGTCCGCGACGCGGCGGCTTCGGCGGCCGGCCCGGACTACCAGGCTCAGGAGACTCCGGACTGCGACCGGTGCCCCGCGCGCGGGTGCTGTCCGCTGCGGCCGGAGGGTCGGCAGGTGCCGGGCCCGTGA
- a CDS encoding MGMT family protein produces the protein MDDVLHERVREIIESVPAGTVATYGDIAALAGAPSPRMVGAILAEDGHDLPWHRILRANGTPAPHLVHDQLERLRAEGVLADGQRVDLRKYRWKPDGDEGPGKEGLF, from the coding sequence ATGGACGACGTTCTGCACGAGCGCGTGCGGGAGATCATCGAGTCGGTGCCGGCCGGCACGGTCGCGACGTACGGCGACATCGCGGCGCTCGCCGGCGCGCCCTCGCCGCGGATGGTCGGCGCCATCCTGGCCGAGGACGGGCACGACCTGCCGTGGCACCGGATCCTGCGCGCGAACGGGACGCCGGCGCCGCACCTGGTGCACGACCAGCTCGAACGGCTGCGCGCGGAAGGCGTACTGGCCGACGGCCAGCGCGTCGACCTGCGGAAATACCGCTGGAAGCCGGACGGTGACGAAGGTCCGGGCAAGGAGGGACTGTTCTGA
- a CDS encoding uroporphyrinogen-III synthase, which produces MGELSGIAIGVTAERRADEFIGALERHGAEVRHAPTITIVPLNSDFKLKAATLKLATAPVDFTVVTTGAGFRGWLDAADGWSLRSPLLERLRTSHIYARGPKAVGAVRGAGLRESFSAASESNAELFGALAEAAIDGARVAVQLHGTPLPEHTAQLIAAGASLVELQPYRWFSPPDVRPVHALIDAAVAGELGALAFTSAPAAANFLTLAREYGRYESLLAALRGPVVVACVGPVTAAPLEEAGIETLLPERQRLGALVKLLVTTLGE; this is translated from the coding sequence ATGGGTGAGCTGAGCGGGATCGCCATCGGCGTGACGGCGGAGCGCCGGGCCGACGAGTTCATCGGGGCGCTCGAACGGCACGGCGCCGAGGTCCGGCACGCGCCGACGATCACGATCGTGCCCCTGAACAGCGACTTCAAGCTGAAGGCGGCCACCCTGAAGCTCGCGACGGCGCCGGTCGACTTCACCGTGGTCACGACGGGCGCGGGCTTCCGCGGCTGGCTCGACGCCGCCGACGGCTGGAGCTTGCGCTCTCCGCTGCTGGAGCGGCTGCGGACGTCCCACATCTACGCTCGCGGACCGAAAGCGGTCGGCGCGGTGCGCGGCGCCGGGCTGCGCGAGTCCTTTTCGGCCGCTTCCGAGTCGAACGCGGAGCTGTTCGGTGCGTTGGCGGAGGCTGCGATCGACGGCGCCCGGGTGGCGGTCCAGCTCCACGGGACACCGCTGCCGGAGCACACCGCGCAGCTGATCGCGGCCGGTGCTTCGCTGGTCGAGCTGCAGCCTTACCGCTGGTTTTCCCCGCCGGACGTGCGGCCGGTGCACGCCCTGATCGACGCGGCCGTGGCGGGCGAGCTGGGCGCGCTGGCATTCACGAGCGCCCCGGCGGCGGCGAACTTCCTGACCCTGGCCCGCGAGTACGGCCGGTACGAGTCGCTGCTCGCGGCTCTGCGCGGCCCGGTGGTGGTCGCGTGCGTGGGCCCGGTGACGGCGGCGCCGCTGGAGGAGGCGGGCATCGAAACGCTGCTGCCGGAGCGGCAGCGCCTCGGCGCCCTGGTGAAACTCCTGGTCACGACGCTGGGTGAGTAG
- a CDS encoding helix-turn-helix transcriptional regulator: MRASRLLSVLLLLQNRGRMTADELAEELEVSVRTVYRDIDALSASGVPVYADRGRTGGYRLVDGYRTRLTGMTEEEAQSLSLAGLPVAAAELGLGTVLAAAQLKLYAALPQELRDRAGRVAERFYLDVPGWHRGIESLPALSAIADAVWSSHRIRIRYERWGQRVVERDVEPLGLILKAGNWYLAGRCEGTDRTYRISRVLELTDLGEEFERPAGFDLAAYWQEWSEQFERRMFPRVAVVRLSPRAQALVPFYAGSVGARALRDCRNEPDADGWLTVELPVEPGEPAIGELLRFGPHLEVLEPADLRAELAEAIERMGAIYG, translated from the coding sequence ATGCGCGCCAGCCGGCTCCTGTCCGTCCTCCTGCTGCTGCAGAACCGCGGCCGGATGACGGCCGACGAGCTGGCCGAGGAGCTCGAGGTCTCGGTGCGGACGGTCTACCGGGACATCGACGCGCTGTCGGCGTCCGGCGTCCCGGTGTACGCCGACCGCGGCCGGACCGGCGGGTATCGCCTGGTCGACGGCTACCGCACCCGGCTCACCGGGATGACCGAGGAGGAGGCCCAGTCGCTGTCGCTGGCCGGGCTGCCGGTGGCCGCGGCCGAGCTGGGCCTGGGCACCGTCCTGGCCGCCGCCCAGCTCAAGCTGTACGCCGCGTTGCCGCAGGAGCTGCGTGACCGCGCCGGGCGCGTCGCCGAGCGGTTCTACCTGGACGTCCCGGGCTGGCACCGCGGCATCGAAAGCCTGCCGGCGCTGTCCGCGATCGCCGACGCCGTGTGGTCGTCGCACCGGATCCGGATCCGCTACGAGCGGTGGGGGCAGCGGGTCGTCGAACGGGACGTCGAGCCGCTGGGGCTGATCCTCAAAGCGGGCAACTGGTACCTCGCCGGCCGCTGCGAGGGCACCGACCGGACGTACCGGATCTCGCGCGTGCTGGAACTGACCGACCTCGGCGAGGAGTTCGAGCGGCCCGCGGGGTTCGACCTCGCGGCGTACTGGCAGGAGTGGTCCGAGCAGTTCGAACGCCGGATGTTCCCGCGCGTCGCCGTGGTGCGGTTGTCGCCCCGGGCGCAGGCTCTCGTACCGTTCTACGCGGGTTCGGTCGGCGCCCGCGCCCTGCGGGACTGCCGGAACGAACCGGACGCGGACGGCTGGCTCACCGTGGAGCTGCCGGTGGAACCGGGCGAACCGGCCATCGGCGAGCTGCTGCGGTTCGGGCCGCACCTGGAGGTCCTCGAACCGGCGGACCTGCGGGCGGAGCTGGCCGAAGCGATCGAGCGGATGGGTGCGATCTATGGGTGA
- a CDS encoding DUF3224 domain-containing protein, with product MNAFTMKNWEENIVSGTEGGPRVAYAHASMAYDGVIEGESICDLLLYYAGEDYESGKTTSPSFERFAGKVDGREGTFIVKHEFTFDAKGIASTFSVVPGSGTGELAALTGSGTVGGAMGEEKMGYTFEYTL from the coding sequence ATGAACGCATTCACCATGAAGAACTGGGAAGAGAACATCGTCAGCGGGACCGAAGGGGGCCCGCGAGTGGCGTACGCGCACGCGTCGATGGCTTACGACGGCGTCATCGAGGGTGAATCGATCTGCGATCTCCTGCTGTACTACGCGGGCGAAGACTACGAAAGCGGCAAGACGACGTCGCCGAGCTTCGAGCGCTTCGCGGGCAAGGTCGACGGTCGTGAAGGGACGTTCATCGTGAAGCACGAGTTCACGTTCGACGCCAAGGGCATCGCCTCGACGTTCAGCGTCGTCCCCGGCTCGGGCACCGGTGAGCTGGCGGCCCTCACCGGCAGCGGCACCGTCGGCGGCGCGATGGGCGAGGAGAAGATGGGGTACACCTTCGAGTACACGCTCTAG
- a CDS encoding DNA glycosylase AlkZ-like family protein, which yields MDRRQVLAYRIAEHGLHRTAKDVTELAVVKAGLQDSMRDTALLALVARLDAPVSPVDDRRLVLGWTLRGAPHYHLDLAEVTRALVPLDDADALARMLWQRKELAATGLAASEVVFTAAKAIREVVTKEMTKGAVSTAVTKKLPPEFSRWCRGCNATHIQEQLMRIATPHAGVRLVAGASPATLAPLEGRGRMRRTPDVAAATSVVESYLSLNGPASPGEAAEFVGTARAVVDKTWPDDLVSVDVDGKTRYLPAARLAALENPPEPDIVRLLPPLDPFIQARDKALLVPDPLRRKQVWKMLGNPGVLLADGDIAGIWRTKSSGTKLTFTLTAFDPLPPAARQEAESEAARVAAARGFEKHTVTWVG from the coding sequence GTGGACCGTCGTCAGGTACTCGCCTACCGCATCGCCGAGCACGGCCTGCACCGCACCGCGAAGGACGTCACCGAGCTCGCGGTCGTGAAAGCCGGGCTGCAGGACAGCATGCGCGACACGGCGCTGCTCGCTCTCGTGGCCCGGCTCGACGCGCCGGTGTCCCCTGTGGACGATCGGCGGCTCGTGCTCGGGTGGACGTTGCGGGGTGCGCCGCACTACCACCTGGACCTCGCCGAGGTGACGCGCGCGCTGGTGCCCCTGGACGACGCGGACGCGCTGGCCCGGATGCTCTGGCAGCGCAAGGAACTGGCGGCGACCGGGCTCGCGGCGTCCGAGGTGGTCTTCACGGCGGCGAAGGCGATCCGCGAGGTCGTCACGAAGGAGATGACCAAGGGCGCGGTCAGCACGGCGGTGACGAAGAAGCTGCCGCCGGAGTTCTCCCGCTGGTGCCGCGGCTGCAACGCGACGCACATCCAGGAGCAGCTGATGCGCATCGCGACACCGCACGCCGGGGTCCGCCTGGTGGCCGGAGCGTCCCCGGCCACGCTGGCGCCGCTCGAGGGGCGCGGCCGGATGCGCCGCACACCGGACGTCGCCGCGGCGACGTCGGTGGTCGAGTCGTACCTGAGCCTCAACGGCCCGGCCTCGCCGGGCGAAGCGGCGGAGTTCGTGGGCACGGCCCGGGCGGTCGTCGACAAGACGTGGCCGGACGACCTGGTTTCGGTGGACGTCGACGGGAAGACGCGGTACCTGCCGGCGGCCCGGCTGGCCGCACTGGAGAACCCACCGGAGCCGGACATCGTGCGGCTCCTGCCGCCGCTGGACCCGTTCATCCAGGCGCGGGACAAGGCGCTGCTGGTGCCCGATCCGTTGCGGCGCAAGCAGGTCTGGAAGATGCTGGGCAACCCCGGGGTGCTGCTGGCGGACGGCGACATCGCGGGTATTTGGCGGACGAAGAGCAGTGGCACGAAGCTGACGTTCACGCTGACGGCGTTCGACCCGCTGCCCCCGGCGGCCCGGCAGGAGGCCGAATCGGAGGCGGCGCGTGTCGCGGCGGCGAGGGGGTTCGAGAAGCACACGGTCACCTGGGTCGGTTGA
- a CDS encoding maleylpyruvate isomerase family mycothiol-dependent enzyme, protein MRQTRTTHALMIARPGREEVAQGGLAELAALDALLADLTEADWRRRPTASGWTVHELVAHLVGQHAETARPWTIGGRVRAARKRFPALSALDAHNALQVETFAPLSDGELRRKLAAVGPRAVRMRRRTPAFVRRQGTERYFPGEPLVEPTLAYVLDVLSPRDTWLHRLEIARATDRPFAADPHQESVVAQVVRDLAEEWASPPLVLELDGAGQWRLGEGEPIAWVRASVLEYLWHLSGRPGNPEFDVDGDPAAVDALRAARVVF, encoded by the coding sequence ATGCGACAGACCCGGACCACCCACGCCCTGATGATCGCCCGGCCCGGGCGCGAGGAAGTCGCCCAGGGCGGCCTCGCCGAGCTGGCCGCCCTCGACGCGCTGCTCGCGGACCTCACGGAGGCTGATTGGCGGCGGCGGCCGACGGCGAGCGGCTGGACCGTCCACGAGCTGGTCGCGCACCTCGTCGGCCAGCACGCGGAGACGGCGCGGCCGTGGACGATCGGCGGCCGTGTCCGCGCGGCCCGAAAGCGGTTTCCCGCGTTGTCCGCTTTGGACGCGCACAACGCGCTGCAGGTCGAGACGTTCGCGCCGCTGTCCGATGGGGAGCTTCGCCGGAAGCTCGCCGCGGTCGGTCCCCGGGCCGTCCGCATGCGGCGGCGCACCCCCGCGTTCGTCCGGCGTCAGGGCACCGAGCGGTACTTCCCGGGTGAGCCGCTGGTCGAGCCGACCCTGGCGTACGTGCTGGATGTCTTGTCCCCTCGCGACACCTGGTTGCACCGGCTGGAGATCGCCCGTGCGACGGACCGTCCGTTCGCGGCCGATCCCCACCAGGAGTCCGTCGTCGCGCAGGTGGTCCGTGACCTCGCCGAGGAGTGGGCGAGCCCGCCGCTGGTCTTGGAGCTGGACGGGGCCGGCCAGTGGCGGCTCGGCGAGGGTGAGCCGATCGCCTGGGTGCGTGCCAGCGTGCTCGAGTACCTCTGGCACCTGTCGGGCCGACCGGGAAACCCCGAATTCGACGTCGATGGCGATCCGGCCGCGGTGGACGCTCTTCGAGCCGCGCGCGTGGTCTTCTGA